The Synechococcus sp. M16.1 genome includes the window CCCACGTCGCCACCCTTGGCTACGGCGTGGGCCCCGGCGGTGAGGTCACTGATCTCTTCCCATTCTTCGTGGTCGGTGTCCTGCACCTGATCAGCTCCGCTGTGCTCGGCCTCGGCGGCCTTTATCACGCCCTGCGTGGTCCGGAGATCCTGGAGAACTATTCCTCCTTCTTCTCCCAGGACTGGCGTGACAAGAATCAGATGACCAACATCATTGGTTATCACCTCATCCTTCTGGGCGTCGGCTGCCTGCTGCTGGTCTTCAAGGCCATGTTCTTCGGCGGCGTCTACGACACCTGGGCCCCCGGCGGCGGTGACGTCCGCATGATCACCAACCCGACCCTCGATCCGGGCGTGATCTTCGGTTACCTGTTCCGCGCTCCCTTCGGTGGCGAGGGCTGGATCATCGGTGTGAACTCCATGGAGGACATCATCGGTGGCCACATCTGGCTGGGTCTGACCCTGATCTTCGGTGGCATCTGGCACGCCATCACCAAGCCTTTCGGCTGGGTGCGTCGCGCCTTCATCTGGAACGGTGAGGCCTACCTGAGCTACAGCCTTGGCGCTCTGAGCTTCATGAGCTTCATCGCTTCGGCCTACATCTGGTTCAACAACACCGCTTATCCCTCCGAGTTCTGGGGCCCCACCAACGCTGAGGCATCCCAGGCTCAGAGCTTCACCTTCCTGGTGCGTGACCAGCGCCTTGGCGCCAACATCGGTTCCGCCATGGGCCCCACCGGCCTTGGTAAGTACCTGATGCGCTCACCCACCGGTGAAATCATCTTTGGCGGTGAAACCATGCGCTTCTGGGACTTCCGTGGTCCCTGGCTGGAGCCCCTGCGTGGCCCCAACGGTCTCAGCCTCGACAAGCTGCAGAACGACATTCAGCCCTGGCAAGTGCGCCGTGCGGCTGAGTACATGACCCACGCGCCCAACGCCTCGATCAACTCCGTGGGCGGCATCATCACCGAGCCCAACTCGGTGAACTACGTGAACCTCCGCCAGTGGCTGGGTGCAACGCAGTTCGTGCTCGCCTTCTTCTTCCTGGTTGGTCACCTCTGGCACGCCGGCCGCGCTCGCGCTGCTGCTGCTGGATTCGAGAAAGGCATCGACCGCAAGGCTGAGCCTGTGCTCGGCATGCCCGACCTCGACTGATCCACAGGTTCAACCCAAACGATCGTCATCAACCCTCGCCACACGGCGGGGGTTTTTTATTGGGATGGGAGAGGCGATTTCTTAGCCTGTCCGAATCGATGGATCGTCCGTGAACACAGGCCTGAACACCCGGGTGATCCACCACGGCGACAGCTTTGCGGGAGACACCGGCACGGTGATGCCGCCGATCTTCCCCACCAGCACCTTTGCCCATGGCAACGCTGGCGGATTTGATTACACCCGTTCCGGCAACCCCAACTTCCGCATCCTTGATGGGGTGCTCGCTTCGGTTGAAGGTTGCGCCCACGCCACCGTGTTCGCCTCCGGCGTCAGCGCCATCACCGCCGTGGTCTCCCAGCTGAAGCAGGGCGATCTGGTGCTCTGCGAAGAGAACCTCTACGGCTGCACCGTGCGGCTGTTCGAGCAGGTGTTCGCCAAGTTCGGCCTGAAAACCGCGTGGGTGGACTTCACCCAACCAGCCGCACTCGAGCAGATCAAAGCCCAGAAGCCGGCGATGGTGTGGCTGGAGAGCCCGACCAACCCTCTGCTCAAGGTGATCGACCTGCAGGCGGTCTGCGCCATCACCCAACCCCTCGGCATCCCCGTGGTGGTGGACAACACCTTCGCCACCGCCCTGGTGCAGCGCCCTCTGGAGCTGGGCGCCACCCTCTCACTTACCAGCACGACCAAGTACATCAACGGCCACTCCGATGCCCTCGGGGGAGCCGTGTGCACCAACGATCCTGAGTGGCACCAAAAAATGGTGTTCTCCCAGAAGGCCCTGGGCCTGCAGCCCTCCCCCTTTGATTGCTGGCTGATCACGCGGGGCATCAAGACCCTGCCGCTGCGGCTCAAGCAGCAGATGGCCAATGCCGCGGCCCTGGCCGATCAGCTGGCGGGGCACGCCAAGGTGAACTGGGTGCGTTACCCACACCGCAGTGATCACCCCCAGCATCAGGTGGCAACCCGTCAGATGCGTGCCGGTGGCGCCATCGTGACGGTGAGCTTCAACGCCAGCCAGGAGCAGACCTATGCCCTCTGCAAACAACTGCGCTGGTTCACCATGGCCGAAAGCCTGGGCGGCATCGAAAGCCTGATCTGCCACCCCGCCACCATGACCCACGCGGCGGTATCCGCCGATGTGAAGGCCAAGCTGGGCATCGACGACGGCTTGGTGCGCTTCTCGGTGGGCTGCGAAGACCTCGCCGATCTACAGGCCGATCTGGACCAGGCCCTGGAGCTGCTGGCGTGAGTCCCCGCAATCTGCTGAGCGATCCGGCCTGGCAGGGCTCTGATCTCGGCCATCCCCTGCCCGACTCCCCCCATGCGGTGTCTGTGGCGCTGCCGCGCTGGCGCGATGTGATCGCCTACGAGGAGAAGGATCCGGCCTGCCGCGATGCCCTGCAGACGATCTATCCCCGCTTCGGCCTGCATCCGCTGATCCGACAACTGGTTCAGCCTTCAGAACTTGCAGGCACCACGGTCTGGCCCTACCCCACCGAAGCGGCAGCCCAAGCAGCCCTGGCCCACTGCCAACGCAAGGCACCGGAGAGCCGCTCGGAGCTGATTGCCATTGCTGGGCTGACCTGCCTGCGCAGTGATGCAGCGGCGAGCGCCCATGCCAAAGCGTTCTGGCAGCACACCGGCCTGGGCCTCTCCTCCCGCCAGGCCGCCATCGCCCTGGGGAAAGAGACATCCCCCAGCAGCACATCCGGCGACGCGGCCCGCGAGCTGATTCGAAAGCGCCTGGCTGGCATCCATGGCGTCGACGCCCAGCAGATCAGCCTGCATCCAGCGGGAATGGCCGGCCTGTATGCGGCCCTCAGCGCCATCCAAACGCTGCGGCCGGGGAAGCCCACGCTGCAGCTGGGCTTCCCCTATGTGGA containing:
- the psbC gene encoding photosystem II reaction center protein CP43 produces the protein MVTLSNPGLGATGGKDLPSTGYAWWSGNARLINLSGRLLGAHVAHAGLMVFWAGAMMLFEVSHFTFDKPMYEQGFICMPHVATLGYGVGPGGEVTDLFPFFVVGVLHLISSAVLGLGGLYHALRGPEILENYSSFFSQDWRDKNQMTNIIGYHLILLGVGCLLLVFKAMFFGGVYDTWAPGGGDVRMITNPTLDPGVIFGYLFRAPFGGEGWIIGVNSMEDIIGGHIWLGLTLIFGGIWHAITKPFGWVRRAFIWNGEAYLSYSLGALSFMSFIASAYIWFNNTAYPSEFWGPTNAEASQAQSFTFLVRDQRLGANIGSAMGPTGLGKYLMRSPTGEIIFGGETMRFWDFRGPWLEPLRGPNGLSLDKLQNDIQPWQVRRAAEYMTHAPNASINSVGGIITEPNSVNYVNLRQWLGATQFVLAFFFLVGHLWHAGRARAAAAGFEKGIDRKAEPVLGMPDLD
- a CDS encoding PLP-dependent aspartate aminotransferase family protein, which produces MNTGLNTRVIHHGDSFAGDTGTVMPPIFPTSTFAHGNAGGFDYTRSGNPNFRILDGVLASVEGCAHATVFASGVSAITAVVSQLKQGDLVLCEENLYGCTVRLFEQVFAKFGLKTAWVDFTQPAALEQIKAQKPAMVWLESPTNPLLKVIDLQAVCAITQPLGIPVVVDNTFATALVQRPLELGATLSLTSTTKYINGHSDALGGAVCTNDPEWHQKMVFSQKALGLQPSPFDCWLITRGIKTLPLRLKQQMANAAALADQLAGHAKVNWVRYPHRSDHPQHQVATRQMRAGGAIVTVSFNASQEQTYALCKQLRWFTMAESLGGIESLICHPATMTHAAVSADVKAKLGIDDGLVRFSVGCEDLADLQADLDQALELLA